Genomic DNA from Terriglobales bacterium:
CCGCACCCTCTACGTCTCCGGCGGCAACGACGATTCCATCTTCTGCTATTCCTGGAAGGACGGCGCCGCCACCTTCGAGCGCAAGATCGTGCTGGCCGCGCCCCAGGCCGGCAAGACCGGCTCGCGCTATCCCGCGGGCCTGGCCGTCTCCCGCAACGGCCGCTTCCTCTACGTGGCCGAGAACGTGGGCGACAGCCTGGCGGTGGTGGACCTGCGCCGCGGCGATGCCGTGCGCCGCTTCCCCACCGACCACTATCCTTACGCCGTCGCGCCCGCCGCCGACGGCGCCGTCTACGTCTCCGCGTGGGGCGGCAACACCGTCTCCGTCTTCCGCGCGCGCGCTGACGGCAGCCTCTCCTTCGAGCGCAAGATCTCCGTCGGCCGCCATCCCTCCGCCCTGCTCGCCGACCGCTCGGGCGCGCGCCTGTTCGTCGCCCTGGCGGGAAGCGACCAGGTGGCGGTGGTGGCCACGCGCCCGGCGCGGGTGCTGCGCTACCTCAGCGACGCCGCTCCCGCCGGCCCCTCCGAGGGCAGCACCCCCAACGCCCTGGCGCTCTCCGCCGACGGATCCAGCCTGTTCGTGGCCGAGGCCGACAACAACGCGGTGGCGGTCTTCGATCTCGCCGCCTCCGGCACGCCCCTGCGCGCCCGCATCCCCACCGACTGGTATCCCACCGCCCTGCTCGACGCCTCCGGCAAGCTGCTGGTGCTGACCGGCAAGGGCCACGGAAGCCACGCCAACCCCGAAGGCCCGACTCCGGGCGAGGGCATCACCCGCCCCCTGGGCTACGACCTGGGCCAGTTGAACGGCAGCCTGCGCCTCCTGTCCGACGCCTTCATCCCGGCCGAGGAGGCCGCCTTCTCCGCCCGCGTCGCCGCCGCCAATGGCTGGGGAGAGAAGGCCTCGCCCCGGCGCTATCCTCCCTTCCGGCACGTGATCTACATCATCAAGGAGAACCGCACCTACGACCAGGTGCTGGGCGACCTGAAGCAGGGCGACGGCGATCCCAGCCTGGTCTTCTTCGGTCCCGACGTCGCTCCCAATCACCGCGCCCTGGCCTTGCGCTTCGGGCTCTTCGACCGCTTCTTCACCAACGCCGAGGTCAGCTCCCAGGGACACCTCTGGTCCACCGCCGCCTACGTCACCGACTACGGCGAGAAGACCATCCCTTCCAGCTACTCGCGGCGGCGCGCCGACGTGGACGGAGAGGAGGCGGGCGAGCCCAACGATGGCTTCCTCTGGACCCTGGCCGCCCGCCAGGGCGTCTCCTTCCGTGATTACGGCGAGATGGTGCACGGCCGCGAGGGCTGGCCCATGACCCAGCCCGGCCTGGCCCACCACATCAGTCCGGCGTATCCGCCCTTCGATCTCAGCATCAGCGACCAGGTGCGCGCCGACGCCTGGCTGGCCGAGTTCCAGCAGTTCGTGCGCGACGGCAACCTGCCCCAGCTCGAGGTCCTGCACCTGCCCAACGACCACACCGCCGGGGGCCGCGAAGGCCTCCTCACCCCCCGCGCCTACATGGCCGACAACGACCTTGCTCTGGGCCGCATCGTCGAGGCCCTCTCCCGCTCCCTCTATTGGCGCGACACCGTGCTCTTCGTCCTCGAGGACGACTCGCAGGCCGGGCCCGACCACGTGGACTCCCACCGCTCGCCCTTGTTCGTCATCTCCGCCTACAGCCGCCCCGGCGTGGTCCATCGCTTCGCCAACACCACCGACGTGGTCGCCGCCATCGAGGACATCCTGGGGCTCGACCGCCTCTCCAAGTTCGACTACTTCAGCCGCTCCCTGGCCGACGTCTTTGCCGCCCAGCCCGACCTCACTCCCTACACCGCGCTCACCCCGCAGGCCGACCGCAACGAGAAGAACCCGCCCCACACCGCGGCCGCGCGGCTCTCCCAGGGCATCGACCTGAGCGCCGCCGACCGCGTCGACGACGCCCTCTTCAACCGCATCCTTTGGTTGATCGTGAAGGGCAGCAGGCCGGCTCCCCCCGTCCGCGCCCAGGCCCCTCTCCACGCGCTGCAGTCGAGCCGCTGAGCCGCGCGTGCGCGCCGGGCATGCGGTCGCCCATCGATCCGAGATCCGCGGGAAACGTGGGTGGGTGGCTGGCGCTAAGGGGACTCTTCAGCGATCGCCGCAGGCGTCCTACGGGACTTCCCGGTCTTCACTCTACTTCGAGGCGAGGCGCCGCGCCGGGTCGTGCACGTCAAGGCCGAACCAGGAAGGTCCACCGAACGGGCTGTGGCCGGCAAAATCGGGGAGGGGCGGTAAGTAGCTGCCGCGGATGTCGGACCCTTGCATCCACTGTGGGCGGTATCCGCCGCCCTCGTCCTCCGCGGCCCCGGACCAGCGGCACGCCAGATGTCCCTTCTCACTCCGCCATGAGGATGTCATGCCTTCTGCTCCGATATCCCCGATTCTACACCAGTCCAGCTCCCCAGCCCTGCCGCAGCCCCTAGGAGAAGTCCTAGCTCCGCCCCCTGGGCCCTGGTGCTGCCAGGGCGCCCACTCAAACCTGCTTTTGGCTTGCGTGGGAGACTGACATTTCCGGTCCATCCCTGCCACGGTTTGTCATGGAGCCGCACCGAACGGCGGCTGCTCGCCCGCGCCGCGGTAGCCGCTTCGCGCGAGTTCACAGCGGGTTGCCGCCTCCGACAATGTGCTCTCGCGGCTGGCACTCGGATTGCTCCCTGCTCGAACGACTCCCAGGTCCTGCGTGACTCCCCTCGCTCCCCACTCCCACGCGTGAGTCGCGGGTGTGCCTGGTCCCTATCGTTGTCGAAACCTCGCTGCCGTCCCTCCGGCAGACCAGGGAGGTGTGTGTGCCAACCACAGGCGTAACCACCAGAAAACCGTCGCGCCTTTCCGGGCTGATGACCTTGTTCCTTGTCGTGGCCCTCGTCCTGACCGTGGCGGCCATCGCCGTGCCCAACCTGCTGCGCTCCCGGATGGCCGCCAACGAGGCCACGACGGTGGGATCGCTCCGTGCCATCAATACGGCGGTCACGACTTACAGCGCCCAGCATCCGGGCGAGGGTTTCCCAGAGAAGCTCTCCGACCTCGCGCCCGAGATCGATGACCGCTTGGCCGGCGGCGAGAGGTCGGGCTACAGCTTCCGCTACGAGCCTCGGGACGAGGACGGCGACGGCATCCCTGACGGTTACCGCGTCGAGGCGGTGCCGCTGGCCCCCGGCCAGAGCGGAACCCGCCGCTTCTCCACCGACCAGAGTGGCGCCATCCGCTACCGTGAGGGCGCCGCCCAGCCGGAACAACCGCTCGACGGCGGCGCCGCGCCGCAGCCCGTGTCACAGCCTGTACTCTCCTCGCGCCGCATGCTGCGCAAAGGCTCGATGACGCTGCTGGTCGCCGACCCCGCCCAGGCGGCGGAGCACATCCGCGCCCTCGCCTACCGTCTCGATGGCTACGTGGAATCGGTGCGCGTCTCGGATGAAGGCGCCGGGGCAAGGAGTGCCACCATCGCCATCCGCGTTCCCGCCGCCCGCCTCGACGAGGCCCGCAGCCTGGTGCGCGCGCTGGGCCAGCGCGTCCAGAACGAGCAGGACGATGCCCAGGACGTGACCGGGCAGTACGTGGATCTGGAGTCCAACCTCCGCAACTTCCACGCCGAGGAGACGCAGTACCTGGAGATCATGCGCCGCGCCGGCTCCATCAAGGACACGCTGGCCGTCTCCGAGCGCCTGGCCGACGTGCGCGGGCGCATCGAGCGCACCCAGGGCCGCCTCAACCTGCTGGCCCACCAGACCCAGATGGCGCTGCTGGAGGTCACGCTCTCGACCGAAGCCGTGGTCCGGCCCGCCGACGTGCGCTGGCATCCCCGCGCCCAGGTGCGGGCCGCCTTCTGGGACGCCGCCGACGATCTTTCCGCCTATGCGGACTTCATGATCGCGGTGCTCTTCCGCCTGCCCGTGTTTCTGCTGTGGGCGGCGACGGCGCTGGCCTTCGCCCTCGCCGCCTGGCGCCTGCTGCGCTGGCTGTGGAAGCGGTTCTCCCTGCGGCCTCCAGCCGAGGGTGACCCGCATTGGGCTGGGTAAGACGCCTTGGCCCTACCCAAACCTCGGGCGGGCCGAATGTGGAGAGGGTTCGGCTGATCTTCCCTTGGCTAGGCCCGAAGGGCCGATTGACAATAGCCCAGGACGAAGCGCGCTCCGCGCGCGGAGTCCTGGGCAGGGCAAGGAAAGTAGCCTGAGTCCCGTAGGGACGACAGAATCCCTCTCCCACCCTTCGTCCAGAGGCGGGTGGCCCACCTTTCGCGGGAGAGTATATCCCCGAACCAAAAGAGCCGAGGGTGCCCCACCCTTTGGCGGGTGGCCCACCTTTCGCGCGAGAGTATATCCCGAAAGCTGAACACCGGGGGGTGCCCCACCCTTTGCCGGCCCGGAGCGCAGGCGACGGGCGCTTGTGGCAAAGGGTGGGAGGAGAAACGACAGTCAGTGAACTCCATCGTCCGGAAGAACTCACCC
This window encodes:
- a CDS encoding bifunctional YncE family protein/alkaline phosphatase family protein → MRTLRRSRLLCTALLGGWLLTAAAAAPAADSPPAYTSTLPTGVRLDPAGEFVDLGSMPIGMALAPEKDKLVVVLSGWREQGIQVVDLASRRVTQTLPQPAAFYGVAFSPDGRTLYVSGGNDDSIFCYSWKDGAATFERKIVLAAPQAGKTGSRYPAGLAVSRNGRFLYVAENVGDSLAVVDLRRGDAVRRFPTDHYPYAVAPAADGAVYVSAWGGNTVSVFRARADGSLSFERKISVGRHPSALLADRSGARLFVALAGSDQVAVVATRPARVLRYLSDAAPAGPSEGSTPNALALSADGSSLFVAEADNNAVAVFDLAASGTPLRARIPTDWYPTALLDASGKLLVLTGKGHGSHANPEGPTPGEGITRPLGYDLGQLNGSLRLLSDAFIPAEEAAFSARVAAANGWGEKASPRRYPPFRHVIYIIKENRTYDQVLGDLKQGDGDPSLVFFGPDVAPNHRALALRFGLFDRFFTNAEVSSQGHLWSTAAYVTDYGEKTIPSSYSRRRADVDGEEAGEPNDGFLWTLAARQGVSFRDYGEMVHGREGWPMTQPGLAHHISPAYPPFDLSISDQVRADAWLAEFQQFVRDGNLPQLEVLHLPNDHTAGGREGLLTPRAYMADNDLALGRIVEALSRSLYWRDTVLFVLEDDSQAGPDHVDSHRSPLFVISAYSRPGVVHRFANTTDVVAAIEDILGLDRLSKFDYFSRSLADVFAAQPDLTPYTALTPQADRNEKNPPHTAAARLSQGIDLSAADRVDDALFNRILWLIVKGSRPAPPVRAQAPLHALQSSR
- a CDS encoding DUF4349 domain-containing protein, whose product is MTLFLVVALVLTVAAIAVPNLLRSRMAANEATTVGSLRAINTAVTTYSAQHPGEGFPEKLSDLAPEIDDRLAGGERSGYSFRYEPRDEDGDGIPDGYRVEAVPLAPGQSGTRRFSTDQSGAIRYREGAAQPEQPLDGGAAPQPVSQPVLSSRRMLRKGSMTLLVADPAQAAEHIRALAYRLDGYVESVRVSDEGAGARSATIAIRVPAARLDEARSLVRALGQRVQNEQDDAQDVTGQYVDLESNLRNFHAEETQYLEIMRRAGSIKDTLAVSERLADVRGRIERTQGRLNLLAHQTQMALLEVTLSTEAVVRPADVRWHPRAQVRAAFWDAADDLSAYADFMIAVLFRLPVFLLWAATALAFALAAWRLLRWLWKRFSLRPPAEGDPHWAG